Genomic window (Mycolicibacterium smegmatis):
GGTGATCGCGCGGCAGTCCGACTGCCAGACGTGCTTCATGTGTGAGGCCTACTGCCCCACCGACGCGCTCTACGTCGCACCCGTCTCCGAGCCGGTCGGCCCGGACAGCCCGCACGCCGACGAGACCGCGGTGCGCAGTGCCGGGCTGTTCGGGCAGTACCGCGCGCTCATCGGCTGGGGGCAGGGCCGCACACCGGGGGCACGCTTGGACAAGAACGCGGTGCTCACGTCGGTGCCCCCGCTGTCCGAGTCGCGGTTACCCGCTCCCGCCGAGCTTGCCGACGATCCGTGGAGTCACGCGTAGGCGTCAGAGCTTCTGCAGCGGCGCGTGGTTGTGCATGAGCTTGACGCGGCCGGCGCTGCCGAAGTCGATGAGCGACATCGCGGATTCGCCGGTGCCCGCGACCTCCTCGACGCGGCCGAGACCGTACTTGTCGTGGGTCACGCGGTCACCAGGCTGTAGCACCATCAACGGCTTGTTGCGGCCACCGCCGGGGCGGTTCGGCGAGGGCCGCGGTGAACCGAAGCCGATACCGCCGCCGCCGGAGGAGGACATGCGGCCCGGTGCGGCGTACGCCGGCGTGGGCGCCTCGATGCGGCGCCAGTCGATGAGTTCCTGCGGGATCTCGCGCAGGAAGCGCGATTCCGGGTTGAGCATGGGCTGCCCCCACGACGAGCGCACCTTGGCCCGGCTGAGGTAGAGCCGCTGGCGGGCGCGCGTGATGCCGACGTAGGCCAGGCGGCGTTCCTCGGACAGTTCGTTAGGGTCACCGAGTGCCCGCATGTGCGGGAACATGCCGTCCTCCCAACCGGTGACGAACACCGCGGGGAACTCCAGGCCCTTGGCGGTGTGCAGCGTCATCATCGTCACCACACCGGAGCCCTCTTCGGGGATGTCGTCGGCGTCGGCGACCAGCGACACCCGCTCGAGGAACTGCGCCAGCACGCCCGTGTCGGGGATGTCCTCGTCGACGGGCTCGTCGCTCTCCTCGGCCAGGGCCTGTGCGTTGGCCAGGTCGATGCTGAACTCGTGTGCGACGCTGACCAATTCGTTGAGGTTGTCGAGACGGGCCAGATCCTGCGGATCGCTCGACGCCTCGAGCTCACGGCGGTAGCCGGTGCGTTCCAGCACGGCCTCCACGAGGTCGCCGAGTTCTTCGTCGAGCTTGCCCCGCAGGTCGTCGAGCATCTGTACGAAGCTCGCGATGCACTTCTCCGAGCGTGTGTTGAGCATCGGCACGCGGCCCTCGGCGGCGGCCTGCAGCGCCTCGTTGAAGCTCACGCCGGTGTTCTCGGCGTACACCGCGACGCACGCCTCGGCACGGTCGCCGATGCCGCGGCGCGGCGTGTTGAGGATGCGCCGCATGCTCACCGAGTCGCCGGGATTGTCGAGCACGCGCAGGTAGGCGACGATGTCGCGGATCTCGCGGCGCTCGTAGAACCGCACGCCGCCGACGACCTTGTACGGGATGCCCGCGCGGATGAACACCTCTTCCAGCGCACGCGAGGAGTTGTTGGTGCGGTAGAACACCGCGATGTCGTTGTAGTTGTAGCCGTGCCGGTCGGTGAGCGCGTCGATCTCGTCGGCGACGAACCGGGCCTCGTCGTGCTCGTTGTCGGCGACGTAGCCGACGATCAGCTCACCCTGGCCTGCGTCGGTCCACAGGCGCTTCTCGCGACGCCCGGTGTTGCGGGCGATCACCGCGTTCGCGGCGTTGAGGATCGTCTGCGTCGACCGGTAGTTCTGTTCCAGCAGGATCGTCGTCGCGTCGGGGAAGTCGCGCTCGAAGTCCTCGATGTTGCGGATCGTCGCGCCGCGGAACGCGTAGATCGACTGGTCGGCGTCACCCACCACGCACAGCTCCGACGGCGGCACGCCGTCGTGGTCCTCGAGGTGGTGCCCGACGAGCTCACGCACCAGCACGTACTGCGCATGGTTGGTGTCCTGGTACTCGTCGACCAGGATGTGCCGGAACCGGCGCCGGTAGTACTGCGCGATCTGCGGGAACGCCTGCAGCACCGCGACCGTCTCCCCGATGAGGTCGTCGAAGTCCAGCGCATTGGCCGCGCGCAGCCGGCGCTGGTATTCGCCGTACACCTGCGCGATGACGGTGGCCATCTCGTCGGAGGCCTCGGACGCCTCGGCGGCGGCCTGTTCGGGGCCGATCAGCTCGTTCTTGAGGTTGGAGATCCCGTTGGCCAGCAGCCGCGGCGAGTACCGCTTGGTGTCCAGGCCCAGATCCTTGCCGATCATCATCAGCAGGCGCCGGGAATCGTCGGAGTCGTAGATCGAGAAGTTCGAGTTCAGCCCGGGCAGCAGCGACGCCTGGTTGCGCAGGATCCGCACGCACGTCGAGTGGAACGTCGACACCCACATGGCCTTGGCCCGCGGCCCCACCAGTTGCACCACGCGCTCGCGCATCTCGGCGGCGGCCTTGTTGGTGAACGTGATGGCCAGTACCTGCCCCACCCCGACCTCGCGCTCAGCGAGCAGGTACGCGATGCGCCGGGTCAGCACGGCAGTCTTTCCCGAACCCGCGCCCGCGACGATCAGCAGGGGCGAACCCTCGTGGAGCACCGCCTGACGCTGCTGCGGGTTCAGGCCGTCCAGGAGCTGGTCGGTTTCGGCGGCGAAGGGGGTGGCAGAGGGGGAAGTCATCTCGGCTCAAACCTACCGCGCGT
Coding sequences:
- a CDS encoding 4Fe-4S dicluster domain-containing protein, whose protein sequence is MIEIVSRSACIACDVCVKVCPTDVFDRGDDGIPVIARQSDCQTCFMCEAYCPTDALYVAPVSEPVGPDSPHADETAVRSAGLFGQYRALIGWGQGRTPGARLDKNAVLTSVPPLSESRLPAPAELADDPWSHA
- the pcrA gene encoding DNA helicase PcrA — its product is MTSPSATPFAAETDQLLDGLNPQQRQAVLHEGSPLLIVAGAGSGKTAVLTRRIAYLLAEREVGVGQVLAITFTNKAAAEMRERVVQLVGPRAKAMWVSTFHSTCVRILRNQASLLPGLNSNFSIYDSDDSRRLLMMIGKDLGLDTKRYSPRLLANGISNLKNELIGPEQAAAEASEASDEMATVIAQVYGEYQRRLRAANALDFDDLIGETVAVLQAFPQIAQYYRRRFRHILVDEYQDTNHAQYVLVRELVGHHLEDHDGVPPSELCVVGDADQSIYAFRGATIRNIEDFERDFPDATTILLEQNYRSTQTILNAANAVIARNTGRREKRLWTDAGQGELIVGYVADNEHDEARFVADEIDALTDRHGYNYNDIAVFYRTNNSSRALEEVFIRAGIPYKVVGGVRFYERREIRDIVAYLRVLDNPGDSVSMRRILNTPRRGIGDRAEACVAVYAENTGVSFNEALQAAAEGRVPMLNTRSEKCIASFVQMLDDLRGKLDEELGDLVEAVLERTGYRRELEASSDPQDLARLDNLNELVSVAHEFSIDLANAQALAEESDEPVDEDIPDTGVLAQFLERVSLVADADDIPEEGSGVVTMMTLHTAKGLEFPAVFVTGWEDGMFPHMRALGDPNELSEERRLAYVGITRARQRLYLSRAKVRSSWGQPMLNPESRFLREIPQELIDWRRIEAPTPAYAAPGRMSSSGGGGIGFGSPRPSPNRPGGGRNKPLMVLQPGDRVTHDKYGLGRVEEVAGTGESAMSLIDFGSAGRVKLMHNHAPLQKL